One window of Acidimicrobiia bacterium genomic DNA carries:
- a CDS encoding endonuclease/exonuclease/phosphatase family protein has translation MSDGEAAPRSRARRFALALLLVAIAWVWLAFRRFGDVGQILAIVGPAIYALVVVGHLGALVRRSRALTVVSLVAWLAAGTAMVVAPRVPDRTAAPRDPVTIVAANLHFQNATPAAAARDLIARRPDVVVVSEGTTRSEAALTGAFEHHLSSPPHRDGYSEYVASRFELRRRAAGSVSGQAVVVEVMAPTPFLLIAVHLPRPGLGIPLLPGHFSFARQARAVNAVRALTAASALPVVVAGDLNVSDRTSTYAHLVAHRRDAMRASWAGSTFRPFPFDLLALRIDHVIVDRTWCAAHAQRFHPRGSDHNAVQATIGPCP, from the coding sequence ATGAGCGACGGCGAGGCCGCGCCGCGATCGCGCGCGCGGCGGTTCGCGCTCGCCCTGCTCCTCGTCGCGATCGCGTGGGTGTGGCTCGCGTTCCGTCGGTTCGGCGACGTCGGTCAGATCCTCGCGATCGTCGGGCCGGCGATCTACGCGCTCGTCGTCGTCGGGCACTTGGGCGCGCTCGTACGCCGGAGCCGCGCGCTCACGGTCGTCAGCCTCGTTGCGTGGCTCGCGGCCGGCACCGCGATGGTCGTCGCGCCGCGCGTCCCCGACCGCACCGCCGCGCCGCGCGATCCCGTGACGATCGTCGCCGCGAACCTCCACTTCCAGAACGCGACGCCCGCCGCCGCGGCGCGCGACCTGATCGCACGCCGTCCCGACGTCGTCGTCGTGTCCGAGGGCACGACCCGCAGCGAGGCCGCGCTCACCGGCGCGTTCGAGCATCACCTGAGCTCGCCGCCGCATCGCGACGGCTACTCCGAGTACGTCGCGTCGCGGTTCGAGCTGCGACGACGCGCCGCCGGGTCGGTGAGCGGTCAGGCCGTCGTCGTGGAGGTGATGGCGCCGACGCCGTTCCTGCTCATCGCGGTGCACCTGCCGCGACCGGGCCTCGGCATCCCGCTGCTGCCGGGTCACTTCAGCTTCGCGAGGCAGGCGCGCGCCGTGAACGCGGTGCGGGCGCTGACCGCCGCGAGCGCGCTCCCCGTCGTCGTCGCCGGCGACCTCAACGTCTCCGACCGCACGTCGACGTACGCGCATCTCGTCGCGCACCGGCGCGATGCGATGCGCGCGAGCTGGGCCGGATCGACGTTCCGGCCGTTCCCCTTCGACCTGCTCGCGCTCCGGATCGACCACGTGATCGTCGATCGCACGTGGTGCGCGGCACACGCGCAGCGCTTCCATCCCCGCGGCTCGGATCACAACGCCGTGCAGGCCACGATCGGGCCGTGCCCGTGA
- a CDS encoding nitroreductase family protein — protein sequence MTAVLPAWLEARRSIRAFLPDAVSRADLDAMVTAACIAPAPHHSRPWRWVVLDTEPARRDLAVAMGTRWRADLDRDGVDRPRVDELVDASIERLAAAPAALLGCLTENGLDRYPDESRRRAEHGMALLSLGAAVENLMLAATDRGFASCWVAAPIFCPDVARDALALPPDWLAHALVLVGRPDPAYVGRARPPIPLDELRVYR from the coding sequence ATGACGGCCGTGCTCCCGGCGTGGCTCGAGGCCCGCCGTTCGATCCGCGCCTTCCTGCCCGATGCGGTCTCGCGAGCAGACCTCGACGCGATGGTCACCGCCGCGTGCATCGCACCGGCGCCGCACCACTCGCGCCCGTGGCGCTGGGTCGTCCTCGACACCGAACCCGCGCGCCGCGATCTCGCGGTCGCGATGGGCACGCGGTGGCGCGCCGACCTCGACCGCGACGGCGTCGACCGCCCGCGCGTCGACGAGCTCGTCGACGCGTCCATCGAGCGGCTCGCGGCCGCGCCGGCCGCGCTGCTCGGGTGCCTGACCGAGAACGGCCTCGACCGCTATCCCGACGAGTCCCGCCGCCGCGCCGAGCACGGCATGGCGCTGCTGTCACTCGGCGCCGCGGTCGAGAACCTCATGCTCGCGGCGACCGACCGCGGCTTCGCGTCGTGCTGGGTCGCGGCGCCGATCTTCTGTCCCGACGTCGCGCGCGACGCGCTCGCCCTACCGCCGGACTGGCTCGCGCACGCGCTCGTGCTCGTCGGTCGCCCTGATCCCGCGTACGTCGGGCGCGCACGCCCACCGATCCCCCTCGACGAGCTGCGCGTCTACCGATGA
- the cofE gene encoding coenzyme F420-0:L-glutamate ligase yields MPHALTILPIEGIGEIRPGDELAVLIAEAARGQGTPIESGDCLVVTQKVVSKAEGRIVPLDPEDLAARRALVESESVRIVRRRGDLIISETRHGFVCANAGIDLSNMESGTAALLPVEPDRSAKHVRDALRARTGVEVAVIVSDTFGRAWRTGLTDVAIGVSGIAAVVDLRETPDALGRVLHVTEVAIADEIAGAAELVMGKASGVPVAIVRGLDATWFRAGSYRDLVRAPSEDLFR; encoded by the coding sequence GTGCCCCACGCGCTGACGATCCTGCCGATCGAGGGCATCGGCGAGATCCGGCCCGGCGACGAGCTCGCGGTGCTCATCGCCGAGGCGGCGCGTGGGCAGGGAACGCCGATCGAGTCCGGTGATTGCCTCGTCGTCACGCAGAAGGTCGTGTCGAAGGCCGAAGGGCGGATCGTCCCGCTCGATCCCGAAGACCTCGCGGCACGGCGCGCGCTCGTCGAGTCCGAGTCGGTGCGCATCGTGCGCCGGCGCGGCGACCTGATCATCAGCGAGACGCGCCACGGCTTCGTGTGCGCGAACGCGGGCATCGACCTGTCGAACATGGAGTCGGGCACGGCGGCGCTCCTGCCCGTCGAGCCCGATCGGTCCGCGAAGCACGTACGCGACGCGCTGCGGGCGCGCACCGGCGTCGAGGTCGCGGTGATCGTGTCCGACACGTTCGGGCGCGCGTGGCGCACCGGGCTGACCGATGTCGCGATCGGGGTGTCGGGCATCGCCGCGGTGGTCGACCTGCGTGAGACGCCCGACGCGCTCGGCCGCGTCCTGCACGTCACCGAGGTCGCGATCGCCGACGAGATCGCGGGCGCGGCCGAGCTCGTGATGGGCAAGGCATCCGGCGTTCCCGTTGCGATCGTGCGCGGTCTGGACGCGACGTGGTTCCGCGCCGGTTCCTACCGCGACCTCGTGCGCGCGCCGTCGGAGGACCTGTTCCGATGA
- the cofD gene encoding 2-phospho-L-lactate transferase translates to MIISLAGGVGGARFLAGLVRAVPPEEIVVVGNTGDDDEFHGLHVSPDLDSVTYTLAGASNRELGWGLEGETFACLDALARYGEPVWFRLGDRDLATHLYRTRRRNEGAPLSTVTAEIVAAWELKLRLVPMSDDPVRTRITVRRADGTHEELHLEEWFVRERTEPPVVSVRYEGADTARPAPGVLDAIAAADTIVLCPSNPVVSIGPILAVPGIRDALIARRDRVVGVSPIVGGAPVRGPADRLMAPLGIDVSCAGVARVYAPFCSTLVIDTVDADRASEVETAGVRAVVADTVMHTPDIAAALARRALDAIDPDRDPCPTR, encoded by the coding sequence GTGATCATCAGCCTGGCCGGTGGCGTCGGCGGCGCCCGCTTCCTCGCGGGCCTCGTGCGCGCGGTGCCACCCGAGGAGATCGTGGTCGTCGGCAACACCGGCGACGACGACGAGTTCCACGGGTTGCACGTCTCCCCCGACCTCGACTCGGTCACCTACACCCTCGCGGGCGCGTCGAACCGCGAGCTGGGCTGGGGCCTCGAAGGCGAGACGTTCGCCTGCCTCGACGCGCTCGCGCGCTACGGCGAGCCGGTGTGGTTCCGACTCGGTGACCGCGATCTCGCGACGCACCTCTACCGCACCCGCCGCCGCAACGAGGGCGCGCCGCTGTCGACGGTGACCGCGGAGATCGTGGCCGCGTGGGAACTGAAGTTGCGCCTGGTGCCGATGAGCGACGACCCCGTACGCACCCGCATCACCGTGCGCCGGGCCGACGGCACGCACGAGGAGCTGCACCTCGAGGAGTGGTTCGTGCGCGAGCGCACCGAACCGCCCGTCGTCTCGGTGCGTTACGAGGGTGCCGACACCGCCCGCCCGGCGCCCGGCGTGCTCGACGCGATCGCCGCCGCCGACACGATCGTGCTGTGCCCCTCGAATCCGGTCGTGTCCATCGGACCGATCCTCGCGGTGCCCGGGATCCGCGACGCGCTGATCGCACGGCGCGATCGCGTCGTCGGCGTCTCCCCGATCGTCGGCGGCGCGCCGGTGCGCGGTCCCGCGGACCGTCTGATGGCGCCGCTCGGCATCGACGTGTCGTGCGCGGGCGTCGCGCGCGTCTACGCGCCGTTCTGCTCGACGCTCGTGATCGACACCGTCGACGCCGACCGCGCTTCCGAGGTCGAGACCGCGGGCGTGCGCGCCGTCGTCGCCGACACCGTGATGCACACCCCCGACATTGCCGCCGCGCTCGCGCGGCGCGCGCTCGACGCCATCGATCCCGATCGCGATCCGTGCCCCACGCGCTGA
- a CDS encoding glycosyltransferase, with protein MDTEPADSRPSPARTVGAWLDVAEPPIEPPGPPAAEVVLDLDALDDLGDDGRSQPAPAMPPVVAVVVTDGGAGLEATLGSLADQEYPSLSTLVIDRGAETDPTGRVAGVYPHAFVRRLEEPRSFTEACNVAFASVEGSPFFLVCRDDIVLEPGTVRVLVEEAYRSNAAIVGPKVVELDRPDVLLEVGLSVDRYGVVFSGIEPGEVDQEQHDAVRDVFCVSDALMLLRADLVSELGGFDARSEPGSSDLDLCWRARVIGARVVVAPDARVRRQPTGGHRRARLASVVRDANRARIRVLTKCTARGALLWVLPLAFLLDAGEAVGLVLGRHFARARSLMSGWWSALRELPVTLADRRPLQARRDVGEHELRRLMVRGSSRVRTAVILRLHGRRTGLDEVETRTRSAVGAARDTLRGAAGIAWVAVLAVVLIGSRNLIASGVPSVAGFAAWPHLGSLLRTYHSTWRVTGLGSASPASPSFGVMSVATAVLLGHAALARTLFVVGAVPLGGYGVYRALRPAATSPLPAIAALVAYVGNPLPRNLLGSGQLGPLVLFALAPFILSAVARAVGNHWSTAEPDDRWRWSRVAALAALVAIVTAFWPPALLFALVIGAVALVGAPVLGGLRAAGRVAAATAAGTLGALVLLVPWPLVLLHADGPALGLLPRAPLPLGDVLRFHTGAAGAGLLPWGLLVAAALPLITATGERLVWAGRAWLLVAASFTLAWLPSRLSPSLAVPSAGGVLVAAALGLAIAVGIGVAAFVDELRTLEFGWRQVGAMLAVLGLLAPVPGALGDALGGSWRLPRSDWSGQLTWMAQPGPAATFRVLWVGAPAILPLDGAVTHGLGYGLSRNGPPDARALWPAPGGHAGAVERDAVSLLATAHTARLGHVLAPLGVRYIAVIDRAAPDSHHVHRLPAGLTTTLGEQLDLSMRQAEPGLTLYENAAWMPTRAITSALPTGGNPTADALASSVTARPLTADRAPTSGTVFVSEAHDSRWRATQGGHALSDSTAFGWANAYPLSGSGAVHVRFHGGSARTLALLLQLLLWLALAVFLVVIRRRAAKAAT; from the coding sequence ATGGACACGGAGCCGGCCGATTCGCGTCCGAGTCCTGCACGCACGGTGGGCGCGTGGCTCGATGTCGCCGAACCCCCCATCGAACCGCCGGGTCCGCCCGCGGCCGAGGTCGTCCTCGACCTCGACGCGCTCGACGACCTCGGCGACGACGGGCGCTCCCAGCCCGCGCCGGCTATGCCCCCGGTGGTCGCGGTCGTGGTCACCGACGGCGGAGCCGGGCTCGAGGCCACCCTCGGCTCGCTCGCCGACCAGGAGTACCCGTCGCTCTCGACGCTGGTGATCGACCGGGGCGCGGAGACCGATCCCACCGGCCGGGTCGCGGGCGTCTACCCCCATGCCTTCGTGCGCAGGCTCGAGGAGCCCCGCTCGTTCACCGAGGCCTGCAACGTCGCCTTCGCCAGCGTCGAGGGTTCCCCGTTCTTCCTCGTGTGCCGGGACGACATCGTGCTCGAGCCGGGCACCGTGCGGGTGCTCGTCGAAGAGGCGTATCGCAGCAACGCCGCGATCGTCGGGCCCAAGGTCGTCGAGCTCGACCGGCCCGACGTGCTCCTCGAGGTCGGCCTCTCGGTCGACCGCTACGGCGTCGTGTTCTCCGGCATCGAGCCCGGCGAAGTCGACCAGGAGCAGCACGACGCGGTGCGCGACGTGTTCTGTGTGTCGGACGCGCTGATGCTCCTGCGCGCCGACCTCGTCTCCGAGCTCGGTGGCTTCGACGCGCGCTCGGAGCCCGGCTCCTCCGACCTCGATCTCTGCTGGCGCGCTCGTGTCATCGGCGCGCGCGTGGTCGTCGCGCCCGACGCGCGCGTGCGCCGCCAACCGACGGGCGGGCACCGGCGCGCGCGTCTCGCGAGCGTCGTGCGCGACGCGAACCGGGCGCGCATCCGCGTGCTCACCAAGTGCACCGCGCGCGGCGCGCTCCTCTGGGTGTTGCCGCTCGCGTTCCTCCTCGACGCGGGCGAAGCGGTCGGACTCGTGCTCGGACGCCACTTCGCGCGCGCGCGGTCGCTCATGTCCGGATGGTGGTCCGCGTTGCGCGAGCTGCCGGTGACGCTCGCGGATCGACGGCCGTTGCAAGCGCGGCGCGACGTCGGCGAGCACGAGCTGCGGCGACTCATGGTGCGTGGCAGCTCGCGTGTTCGCACCGCGGTGATCCTGCGGCTGCACGGGCGGCGCACCGGCCTCGACGAGGTCGAGACGCGCACGCGCAGTGCCGTCGGCGCGGCGCGCGACACGTTGCGCGGCGCGGCCGGGATCGCTTGGGTCGCGGTGCTTGCGGTCGTGCTGATCGGATCGCGCAACCTGATCGCCAGCGGCGTGCCGTCGGTGGCCGGCTTCGCAGCCTGGCCCCACCTCGGATCGCTGCTCCGCACCTATCACTCGACCTGGCGCGTGACCGGCCTCGGTTCCGCCTCGCCGGCGAGCCCGTCGTTCGGTGTGATGAGCGTTGCGACCGCGGTGCTGCTCGGTCACGCCGCGCTCGCGCGCACGCTGTTCGTCGTCGGCGCGGTGCCGCTCGGCGGTTATGGCGTCTACCGCGCGCTGCGCCCGGCCGCGACGTCGCCGCTGCCCGCGATCGCCGCGCTCGTCGCGTACGTGGGCAATCCGCTGCCGCGCAACCTCCTCGGCTCGGGACAGCTCGGTCCGCTCGTACTGTTCGCGCTCGCGCCGTTCATCCTCTCGGCGGTTGCGCGGGCCGTGGGAAACCACTGGTCGACGGCGGAGCCCGACGACCGTTGGCGCTGGTCGCGCGTCGCGGCGCTCGCCGCGCTGGTCGCGATCGTCACCGCGTTCTGGCCGCCGGCGTTGTTGTTCGCGCTCGTGATCGGCGCGGTCGCGCTCGTCGGCGCGCCCGTGCTCGGCGGACTGCGCGCCGCGGGACGCGTCGCGGCGGCGACCGCCGCGGGCACGCTCGGCGCGCTCGTCCTGCTCGTGCCCTGGCCACTCGTGCTCCTGCACGCCGACGGTCCGGCGCTCGGACTCTTGCCGCGCGCGCCGCTGCCGCTCGGCGATGTGCTGCGCTTCCACACCGGCGCGGCGGGCGCGGGCCTGCTGCCGTGGGGGCTGCTCGTCGCCGCCGCGCTCCCGCTCATCACCGCGACCGGCGAGCGTCTGGTCTGGGCCGGCCGCGCGTGGTTGCTCGTCGCCGCGTCCTTCACGCTCGCGTGGTTGCCGAGCCGGTTGTCGCCGTCGTTGGCGGTCCCGTCGGCGGGTGGCGTGCTCGTCGCGGCCGCGCTCGGGCTCGCCATCGCGGTCGGCATCGGGGTCGCGGCCTTCGTCGACGAGTTGCGCACGCTCGAGTTCGGCTGGCGCCAGGTCGGCGCGATGCTCGCCGTCCTCGGGTTGCTCGCGCCGGTGCCGGGCGCGCTCGGCGACGCGCTCGGAGGGTCGTGGCGCCTGCCTCGTAGCGACTGGAGCGGGCAACTCACGTGGATGGCGCAGCCCGGGCCCGCGGCGACGTTCCGCGTGCTGTGGGTCGGCGCCCCCGCGATCCTCCCGCTCGACGGCGCGGTGACCCACGGGCTCGGCTACGGCCTCAGCCGCAACGGTCCGCCCGACGCGCGCGCGTTGTGGCCCGCACCCGGTGGCCACGCGGGCGCGGTCGAGCGCGACGCGGTCTCGCTGCTCGCGACCGCGCACACCGCGCGGCTCGGTCACGTGCTCGCGCCGCTGGGCGTGCGCTACATCGCGGTGATCGACCGCGCCGCCCCCGACTCGCACCACGTGCACCGCTTGCCCGCAGGGCTGACGACGACGCTCGGCGAGCAGCTCGATCTCTCGATGCGCCAGGCGGAACCGGGCCTCACGCTGTACGAGAACGCGGCGTGGATGCCGACGCGCGCGATCACGTCGGCGCTGCCGACCGGTGGCAACCCGACCGCCGACGCGCTCGCATCGAGCGTCACCGCGCGGCCGCTGACGGCGGACCGCGCGCCGACCTCGGGCACGGTGTTCGTGTCCGAAGCACACGACTCGCGCTGGCGCGCGACGCAGGGCGGCCACGCGCTGTCGGACTCGACCGCGTTCGGGTGGGCGAACGCATATCCGCTGAGCGGCTCCGGCGCGGTGCACGTGCGCTTCCACGGTGGCTCGGCGCGCACGCTCGCGCTGCTGCTGCAGCTCCTCTTGTGGCTCGCGCTCGCGGTGTTCCTCGTGGTCATCCGGCGGCGCGCCGCGAAGGCCGCGACATGA